In Phoenix dactylifera cultivar Barhee BC4 unplaced genomic scaffold, palm_55x_up_171113_PBpolish2nd_filt_p 000787F, whole genome shotgun sequence, the following proteins share a genomic window:
- the LOC120107181 gene encoding small heat shock protein, chloroplastic-like yields MAAMIAIRRAPVSKLLEKLLVSPARPSAAAGSRLFNTNTRLLDLDDNRSLDVDRRRDDLSGAPRRRGDSSFFPASSQVVVISFPFITHVRDPFTPARSLSQVLNLMDQMLDNPFAAATQGAIGGFRRGWEAREDGDALHLRIDMPGLGKEHVKVWAEQNTLIIKGEGEKETEEEESGRRYSSRIDLPPEAYQIDQIRAEMKNGVLKVVVPKVKAEERKDVFQINIE; encoded by the exons ATGGCCGCAATGATCGCCATAAGGAGGGCTCCCGTCTCCAAGCTCCTGGAGAAGCTCCTCGTTTCCCCCGCTCGCCCCTCTGCTGCCGCCGGCTCCCGCCTTTTCAACACCAACACCAGGCTCCTCGACCTCGATGATAACCGCAGCCTCGACGTCGACCGCCGCCGTGACGACCTCTCGGGCGCCCCTCGCCGCCGCGGCgactcttccttcttcccggcATCTTCCCAGGTAGTCGTCATCTCATTCCCCTTCATAACTC ATGTGCGGGATCCGTTCACTCCGGCGAGGAGTTTGAGCCAGGTGTTGAACTTGATGGACCAGATGCTGGACAACCCGTTCGCGGCGGCGACCCAGGGGGCGATCGGGGGATTCCGGCGAGGGTGGGAGGCGAGGGAGGACGGGGACGCGCTGCACCTGAGGATCGACATGCCGGGATTGGGAAAGGAGCACGTGAAGGTGTGGGCAGAGCAGAACACGTTGATCAtaaagggagaaggggagaaggagacggaggaggaggagagcggTCGAAGGTACAGCAGCCGGATCGACCTGCCGCCGGAGGCGTACCAGATCGACCAGATCCGGGCGGAGATGAAGAACGGAGTTCTTAAAGTGGTGGTTCCCAAGGTCAAGGCGGAGGAGCGTAAAGACGTTTTCCAAATCAACATCGAGTGA